The Brachyspira hyodysenteriae ATCC 27164 genome includes a window with the following:
- a CDS encoding ankyrin repeat domain-containing protein, which translates to MKKIILITALSILISCSNKSNNTQNNTTANITITNNTTQNTNQIISQQTTPTRKKKIEFKNIYPIKAYTEAEIDEILYKTIDAELADYGISDNSKKERREEEKQKMQNIKDLLLEDINSEDEDGNSILTLMQKLDYKNYAYNDLVKWLVEHGISLDDTEILNYNYTDEIIDYLLDSGVNFDYQTVHNKINSENNNYNLISKLIRKLESAGYYFSDIDYKLQSDLLFKAILNDNLDLVRLFLKLGADINSINRMSDGYVGTPLMYSAYYEKYDIMDYLKEKNADITIHCFQDTEELESIHTDDPHISFVLMENFPVLSPTNLINTVITGNNNEDLMIRILNKISQTFKYADTSYIYSPASQTEFTNNNEKYILIQSRILNEEYVQNLISMEKYVHDFEVNDKYFNYATIWKRDKNDENKAQFITGFYPIQNDYYSQIYDIASSGNYITIEAINDDSVYYYTFIIENNDFYFDKFSSKYDLSDENEEKHYYKIDAAKFNHTSRIKAIDLERGFFNNLIEEYNK; encoded by the coding sequence ATGAAAAAAATTATATTAATTACAGCTTTAAGCATTTTAATAAGCTGTAGTAACAAATCTAATAACACACAAAACAATACAACAGCAAACATAACAATCACTAACAATACCACTCAAAATACAAATCAAATTATAAGTCAGCAAACAACTCCAACAAGAAAGAAAAAAATAGAATTTAAAAATATATATCCTATCAAAGCATATACAGAAGCAGAAATTGATGAGATATTATACAAAACTATTGATGCAGAATTAGCAGATTATGGAATATCCGATAATTCCAAAAAAGAAAGAAGAGAAGAAGAAAAACAAAAAATGCAGAATATTAAAGATTTACTTTTGGAAGATATAAATAGCGAAGATGAAGATGGAAACAGTATATTGACTTTAATGCAGAAACTTGATTATAAAAATTATGCTTATAATGATTTAGTGAAATGGCTTGTTGAACATGGCATTAGTTTAGATGATACTGAAATACTAAATTATAATTATACTGATGAGATTATAGATTATTTATTAGATAGCGGAGTTAATTTTGATTATCAAACAGTACATAATAAGATTAACTCAGAAAATAATAATTATAATTTAATATCAAAATTAATTAGAAAATTAGAATCTGCAGGTTATTATTTTTCTGATATAGATTATAAATTGCAAAGCGACTTATTATTTAAAGCTATTTTAAATGATAATTTAGATTTAGTAAGATTATTTTTAAAACTTGGTGCTGATATCAATTCCATAAACAGAATGAGTGATGGTTATGTGGGAACTCCTCTAATGTATAGTGCCTATTATGAAAAGTATGATATTATGGATTATTTAAAAGAGAAAAATGCTGATATTACTATTCACTGCTTTCAAGATACAGAAGAATTAGAAAGTATTCATACTGATGATCCTCATATATCTTTTGTATTGATGGAAAATTTTCCTGTTTTAAGTCCTACAAATTTAATTAATACTGTTATCACTGGAAATAATAATGAAGATTTGATGATAAGAATATTAAATAAAATATCTCAAACTTTTAAATATGCAGATACTAGCTATATTTATTCACCTGCCTCACAAACTGAATTTACAAACAATAATGAAAAATATATTTTAATACAAAGTCGTATATTAAATGAAGAATATGTACAAAATCTTATATCAATGGAAAAATATGTACATGATTTTGAAGTAAACGATAAATATTTTAATTATGCAACTATATGGAAAAGAGATAAAAACGATGAAAATAAAGCACAGTTTATAACAGGATTTTATCCAATACAAAATGATTATTACTCACAAATTTATGATATTGCTTCATCAGGAAATTACATTACAATAGAAGCAATCAATGATGACAGTGTATATTATTATACATTTATAATAGAAAATAATGATTTTTATTTTGATAAATTTTCTTCTAAGTATGATCTGTCAGATGAGAACGAAGAAAAGCATTATTATAAGATAGATGCTGCTAAATTTAAT
- a CDS encoding protein-disulfide reductase DsbD family protein, whose product MNIKILRYIIITIFITAYISFAQNNNLLNLNQFDSLNKNPEINFSLDTNNNKLIVKAIIPNNYYAYLESKIANKILFFADNKQINTTYPKGEKYHDDTIIKGEQEFILNDIDINKINFIKATYQLCSAKDNVCLQPQSKVIYGEEIDIPNNIITDEKPENATSIENYIKGSDNIFITLILIFAAGLASVLLPCTYPLLSITVSILGTTTDEKNNKKSSVLASLLFALGVITTYTLLGAVVSVAGFAFHKTILFGSIGYNPIVLTILVLLFLYFTFSMAGFYEIKAPSFLQSAKTNAYAKKNQSIFHKYIMGLLAGIVATPCAAPIIAVILEIGFLNPVFATLYMAVYALGFASVLFILGTFASILTKMPKAGTWMVYVKYIFTFLMMIISFYYANILFGVLGFNKISYILASVTILVFAVLVYIIKNKSAMLSALEIKIFVSVVIISIALGCTYGFIKQKNEVSNMISYNEALELSKQNNKPILIDFSAVWCANCYELKEKVFVNEELKKFIDDNLIFTEVDVDKYKNISDEYNVKWLPWIIVIDSNKNILYTKNSFSSFDDKMALSIKEDLEKVINK is encoded by the coding sequence ATGAATATAAAAATATTAAGATACATAATAATTACAATTTTCATTACAGCATATATATCTTTTGCTCAAAATAATAATCTACTAAATTTAAACCAATTTGATTCATTAAATAAAAACCCTGAAATTAATTTTAGTTTAGATACAAACAATAACAAATTAATAGTAAAAGCAATCATACCAAATAATTATTATGCATATTTAGAGTCAAAAATAGCAAATAAAATTTTATTCTTTGCAGACAACAAACAAATAAATACAACTTACCCAAAAGGCGAAAAATATCATGATGATACTATAATAAAAGGAGAACAAGAGTTTATATTAAATGATATTGATATAAATAAAATTAACTTTATAAAAGCAACATATCAATTATGTTCAGCAAAAGATAATGTATGCTTACAGCCTCAAAGTAAAGTGATATATGGAGAAGAAATTGATATACCAAATAATATTATAACAGATGAAAAACCAGAGAATGCTACTTCTATAGAAAACTATATAAAAGGAAGCGACAATATATTTATAACTTTAATTTTAATATTTGCTGCTGGACTTGCATCTGTACTTTTGCCTTGTACCTATCCCCTACTATCAATTACGGTATCTATTTTAGGAACTACAACAGATGAAAAAAACAATAAAAAATCAAGTGTATTAGCTTCACTTTTATTTGCATTAGGTGTAATCACAACTTATACTCTTTTAGGTGCTGTAGTTTCTGTGGCTGGATTTGCTTTTCATAAAACTATTCTATTTGGAAGTATTGGATATAATCCTATTGTTTTAACCATATTAGTATTATTATTCTTATACTTTACATTTTCAATGGCTGGATTTTATGAGATTAAAGCTCCTTCATTTTTACAGTCTGCAAAAACAAATGCGTACGCTAAAAAAAATCAATCAATATTCCATAAATATATAATGGGACTTCTTGCTGGAATAGTTGCCACTCCTTGTGCTGCTCCTATAATAGCGGTTATATTAGAAATAGGTTTTCTTAATCCTGTATTTGCTACTCTATACATGGCCGTTTATGCTTTGGGGTTCGCTTCTGTATTATTCATTCTTGGTACATTTGCTTCAATACTTACAAAAATGCCTAAGGCTGGAACTTGGATGGTATATGTTAAATATATTTTCACTTTCCTAATGATGATAATAAGTTTCTATTATGCTAATATACTTTTTGGAGTTTTAGGATTTAATAAAATAAGTTATATACTTGCCTCAGTTACAATATTAGTATTTGCCGTATTAGTTTACATAATTAAAAACAAATCTGCTATGTTAAGTGCATTAGAGATAAAAATATTCGTTTCTGTAGTAATTATATCAATAGCATTAGGCTGTACTTATGGATTTATAAAACAAAAGAATGAAGTTTCAAATATGATATCATACAATGAAGCATTAGAGCTTTCAAAACAAAACAACAAACCTATACTAATAGATTTCTCTGCTGTTTGGTGTGCGAATTGTTATGAGCTTAAAGAGAAAGTATTCGTAAATGAAGAACTAAAAAAATTCATAGATGATAATTTGATTTTCACTGAAGTTGATGTTGATAAATACAAAAATATTTCTGATGAGTATAATGTTAAATGGCTTCCTTGGATAATAGTTATTGACAGCAACAAGAACATATTATACACAAAAAATTCATTTTCAAGTTTCGATGACAAAATGGCTTTGAGTATAAAAGAAGATTTAGAGAAAGTAATTAATAAATAA
- a CDS encoding DUF2971 domain-containing protein: MHNFYICKAISNYNNYSEALPYFNKALEYLDSIYDKSDIVYKKLYIRTLFERGKFYSFHYKFKMALKDFFQAINIFETNNIIDTNLLYNIYCSIGLEYSSINKINKANKYYNKAINLAEDFSKAYALKGNLYYKKKLYEKALKYYNISIRKGYFKSYYDKSLIYFLKKNYKKALEMIEIYFTNQIDNDKMNCICYYHRGLYKCFLNNYQDGYNDFLEGLKMYNSSTKILFDIIMIIYKNSNEEFKNIFDELLKIIFIEDFKLKNNNYIIDNNLLYKYKKIDINLLKLISNNNNKVNNIRLSNFNYFNDPADPLIKLNKEAFEAIEEYTNDIKIYSLSSEYNNFLMWSHYANEHKGICVAYDISNINEYNNMILKKVRYTNSVVLGEYEHIFDNYALNLESYFISLFYLKHKNWQYENEYRIIANTKEEYIYLPIKAIYFGMNSSDDDIKLIKSLVKDDTIKFYKMKSDENNLFNLIAEKI, translated from the coding sequence ATGCATAATTTCTATATATGTAAAGCAATATCTAATTATAATAATTATTCCGAAGCTTTACCATATTTTAATAAAGCTTTAGAATATCTTGATTCTATATATGATAAATCTGATATTGTTTATAAAAAACTTTATATTAGAACATTATTTGAAAGAGGAAAATTTTATTCATTTCATTATAAATTTAAAATGGCATTAAAAGATTTTTTTCAAGCTATTAATATTTTTGAAACTAATAACATTATTGATACAAATTTGTTATATAATATATATTGTAGTATAGGGTTAGAATATTCATCTATAAATAAAATTAATAAAGCTAATAAATATTATAATAAGGCAATAAATTTAGCAGAGGATTTTTCTAAAGCCTATGCTTTAAAAGGAAATTTATACTATAAGAAAAAATTATATGAAAAGGCTTTAAAATACTATAATATATCAATTAGAAAAGGTTATTTTAAATCATATTATGATAAATCTCTTATATATTTTTTGAAAAAAAATTATAAAAAAGCTTTAGAAATGATAGAAATATATTTTACGAATCAAATTGATAATGATAAAATGAATTGTATATGTTATTATCATAGAGGATTATATAAATGTTTTCTTAATAACTATCAAGATGGATATAATGATTTTTTAGAAGGTTTAAAGATGTATAATTCATCTACAAAAATACTATTTGATATTATTATGATAATTTATAAGAACAGTAATGAAGAATTTAAAAATATATTTGATGAATTGTTGAAAATAATATTTATAGAAGATTTTAAACTAAAAAATAATAATTACATCATTGATAATAACTTATTATACAAATACAAAAAAATAGATATTAATTTATTAAAACTAATATCAAATAATAATAATAAAGTTAATAATATTAGATTAAGTAATTTTAATTATTTTAATGACCCAGCTGACCCTTTAATAAAATTGAATAAAGAAGCTTTTGAAGCTATAGAAGAATATACGAATGATATTAAGATATACTCTTTAAGTAGTGAATATAATAATTTTCTTATGTGGAGTCATTATGCTAATGAACATAAAGGAATTTGTGTAGCTTACGATATTAGCAATATTAATGAATATAATAATATGATTTTGAAAAAAGTTAGATATACTAATAGTGTTGTATTAGGTGAGTATGAACATATATTTGATAATTACGCATTAAATTTGGAAAGTTATTTTATATCATTATTTTATTTAAAGCATAAAAATTGGCAGTATGAAAATGAATATAGGATTATTGCTAATACAAAAGAGGAATATATTTATTTACCAATTAAGGCTATTTATTTTGGAATGAATTCAAGTGATGATGATATTAAGTTAATAAAAAGTTTAGTTAAAGATGATACTATAAAATTTTATAAAATGAAGTCTGATGAAAATAATTTGTTTAATTTAATAGCTGAAAAAATATAA